Proteins co-encoded in one Marinomonas sp. IMCC 4694 genomic window:
- the rep gene encoding DNA helicase Rep: protein MSQSLPSISQRLRNLNERQLDAVKKIDGPLLVLAGAGSGKTSVITTKIAYLIQTCGFKASSIIAVTFTNKAAREMKERVMGMLSKPESRGLSISTFHNLGLRILRKEFRRAGLKEGFTLFDAQDSLSLVKEILDKEFNGQMDSAAYCQHTISNWKNDLTTPQEAMTNADTEEFLLAAQVYAQYQRYLRAYNAVDFDDLILLPVSLLMADQELCDRWQKKVRYLLVDECQDTNASQYELIRLLAGFRCCFTLVGDDDQSIYAWRGARPENLERLSVDYPTLKLVKLEQNYRSTKTILKAANTLIANNPHIHDKALWSDHEVGDPIRIMVTRNEDAESERVAAEIQSRHLRHDIPYRDFAILYRGNHQARLLEIKLQAYRIPYKMNGGTSFFARAEIKDLMSYLRLLVNPSDDNAFLRIVNLPRREIGPATLEKVGNLATERGVSLFEASGYKELEDSITGRSLRSLQEFERWMSTLRQRLEGASPVPVIEQMIHDMDYYGWIQEQTSSSKAGDRRIENVRFLLDSIQRMMESAWEEDETAGLDQAISKLLLIDMLERQEEEEDEDKVQLLTLHASKGLEYPHVFLIGCEEELLPHRNSIENDDIEEERRLAYVGITRAKKTLCITMAAKRRQYGEEIDCLPSRFLDELPEEDLVWEGRGDEGESAKKERGQASLSALKAMLNG, encoded by the coding sequence ATGAGTCAGTCTTTACCGTCTATTTCCCAACGTTTACGCAATTTGAACGAACGACAGCTTGATGCCGTTAAGAAAATTGATGGGCCTTTGTTGGTGTTGGCTGGGGCAGGCTCGGGGAAAACCAGTGTAATCACGACAAAAATCGCCTATTTGATTCAAACGTGTGGATTTAAAGCCAGCAGCATTATAGCGGTGACCTTTACTAATAAAGCCGCTCGCGAGATGAAAGAACGAGTGATGGGCATGTTATCTAAGCCTGAAAGTCGCGGTTTGAGCATCTCGACGTTTCATAATTTGGGCTTGCGGATACTGCGTAAAGAGTTCCGTCGCGCCGGCTTAAAAGAAGGCTTTACGCTGTTTGATGCGCAGGACTCTTTGAGTCTGGTGAAAGAGATTCTAGACAAAGAATTCAATGGTCAAATGGACTCGGCGGCGTATTGTCAGCATACGATTTCGAATTGGAAAAACGACCTGACCACACCTCAAGAAGCGATGACCAACGCCGACACGGAAGAGTTTCTGCTGGCCGCGCAAGTCTATGCGCAATATCAACGTTATTTAAGAGCTTACAACGCCGTCGATTTTGACGATCTGATTTTATTGCCAGTGAGCTTGCTCATGGCCGATCAAGAGCTGTGCGATCGTTGGCAGAAAAAAGTGCGCTATTTGCTGGTGGACGAGTGCCAAGACACCAACGCCAGCCAGTACGAATTGATCCGTTTGTTGGCCGGCTTTCGTTGTTGCTTTACCTTGGTAGGAGACGACGATCAGTCTATTTATGCGTGGCGTGGTGCGCGACCAGAAAATTTAGAGCGTCTGTCAGTCGATTACCCAACGCTTAAATTAGTCAAACTGGAGCAAAATTATCGTTCCACCAAAACCATACTTAAAGCCGCCAACACCCTTATAGCAAATAATCCCCATATTCACGATAAAGCCTTATGGAGCGATCACGAAGTCGGCGATCCGATTCGTATTATGGTGACGCGCAATGAAGACGCCGAGTCTGAACGGGTCGCCGCAGAAATTCAGTCTCGGCATTTACGTCACGATATTCCTTATCGGGATTTTGCCATCTTGTATCGCGGCAATCATCAAGCACGACTATTGGAAATTAAGCTGCAAGCCTATCGTATTCCCTACAAGATGAACGGCGGCACGTCGTTTTTTGCTCGTGCTGAAATCAAAGATTTGATGAGTTATTTGCGTCTTTTAGTGAATCCGTCAGACGACAATGCATTTTTGCGTATTGTGAATTTGCCGCGTCGAGAGATTGGCCCAGCGACCTTGGAAAAAGTCGGTAATTTGGCCACTGAGCGCGGTGTGAGCTTGTTCGAAGCGTCTGGTTATAAAGAATTGGAAGACTCGATTACAGGGCGCTCATTGAGAAGTTTACAGGAATTTGAGCGCTGGATGTCGACGCTTCGCCAACGCTTAGAAGGCGCGTCGCCTGTGCCGGTCATTGAGCAAATGATTCATGACATGGATTATTATGGCTGGATACAAGAGCAAACCTCGTCGTCAAAAGCCGGCGATCGTCGGATTGAGAACGTACGTTTCTTATTGGATTCGATCCAGCGTATGATGGAGTCGGCCTGGGAAGAAGACGAAACCGCGGGCTTGGATCAAGCCATTAGTAAGTTACTTTTAATCGACATGTTAGAACGTCAAGAAGAAGAGGAAGACGAAGACAAGGTGCAGTTGCTTACTTTGCATGCCTCTAAAGGGTTGGAATACCCGCATGTGTTTTTGATCGGCTGCGAAGAGGAGTTATTGCCTCATAGAAACAGCATCGAGAATGACGACATCGAAGAAGAGCGACGCCTTGCCTACGTGGGCATTACCCGCGCGAAGAAAACCTTGTGTATTACCATGGCCGCCAAACGTCGCCAATACGGTGAA